TGGAGAACTTTATGCAAGAAACTACCAAGCATTCCAGGTCCTTTTAAGCTGGAAAACCTGACTGCAAGGGGACCCAGTATAGGCCTATATCCTCTGCATGCTGTTTGTGGCTTTAAATGACGAATGAACACACACTGTCAATACAAAGTTAGGGCTATCAAATGAAACCAGCAGCTGACAAGCTCAGAACAAACAGGAGGGGTTGGTTCTTCCCATAACCTGCTGTGAAACTGCTTGCCAAAGGATACTGTAACCACTGAAAATATACTTGTGGCTCAGgcaacaactgaaaaaaaaatcagagaaacagaaaagttcATTAAATTAAAGGCAGTGCCTGGCCAGCAAAATGTCAGGTGTGTGTTTCTATAAAGTATTGTTACATGTGTTGCTGCTTCTGACAGGGCAATGGCTGGTCAGTGTCTGTGAAGGAACATAAAGAATAGGGAAAAGGCTGACACAGTTGATGCTCAGTGAAGCTGTTCTTGCAGAAGTTTTTGAAAATCTGGCTCACGTGCCCTGTGGTCACATCTGTGTGCGGTCctgcaaagctgctgctctggactGAGGCAGGATGCGCTGGCTAACGAGATGGGCCCTGcaaagctggaggaggaggtgtAGGTAGGATCCAGCCTTTCCTCCTTTAGCAACACACAGGATTGTTCTGCAGGAGCCATCTTAGACTTTGCTGGTGGATCATCCTCTGCTCTGAATTACTGGTAAATATTTCCAAGCATGCTGTGGGCAGCATGTctgtgaaattattttccagCGTGCAAAATGATTCCAAGAGCATGGAGAAATTGGAAGTGTGTCCGAGAACAGCAAGTTAGCACTtgaatttaaacaaaatttgtCTCTGCTGGACTGATTTTTacaatccagccaaatttgtgGATGCAGGAACCATTAATTCTTCTGTGAAAGAACAGCTCAAGTATGCTGGCAGGTGACAAGGCATGTAAAGACTGCTCAGGGAAGGGGTTTTTTCTTTGCCCCCACCTCTTCAGTTGGCTTTGATCTGTTTTATGAGGGTCAGAAGATGAAAACCTCATTACCTAATGCTGTTGGATGTCGATGTATGTGTGATATGGCTCTTTGCCAGTATCTTAATTAGGGAATTCATAAAAGTGGAGGGTGGATGCCAGTTCTTGAAAAGCGCTTTTAGCCTTTCTGCTGGAAAGAAAGCTTTCATTAATTCGCTACAAAATGTATTAAATGGGATCCAGCTCAATTCTATAAGCAAAGCTGCTTCTTTTTCACTTCTCTCTTTGTCTCTGCCTTTATGTGAGCCATTTCGGGCTCTCTGCCCAAGATGGTCCCAACAAATAGAATTTGTAATAAGCATGTAAGTCAGTTTGGATTGAAATCCATTCCAGGTCTCTCTAGTTTAAAAAGGTTTCCAGATCATGAGTGAGTGTTGCCAGAATTCAGCAAAAATAGCTGAATACCTTGTCATACCTGTGGAGCAGAGGAGGCATCTGGTCTTAGATCCCTGTGTGTATCCAAAGCTGCTGGGACTTGACTTTGTGGAGTGTCTCCTGAGGAGCTTCAGAAGGGCAGCTCTGTGTGCCCAGATCTGCTGCCTGCATGTGAAGAACATGTTTCACTCCCACTTTTTAATTGGAACTACTTAAAGAATGTTGCTGTGAGTGAAGCCCTGTGTCCCTGCTACCATCTCTGTGAACCTGAGGATCTGTCCTGTGAGCTTTCTGCTTGCTGCATTTCAGCTCTGTCCCAGAGGATCCCCTTCAAGGAAAGGAGGGCTAAAAGGAGGAAAGGTTCATCTTTGCAACTTAGGAGGCACTGTGCTGAGATTGCCCCTAAATAGATAAAGCAGTGTGAAGTACAAGGGTGGTTCAGCTAAATGAGCTTGGCTCCTTGTTTTCCTGTGGGCTTCCAGTGTGCCCAGGTATGTACCCCAACTAACCTCATGTATTATTTAGCAGGAGGGAAAGCTTTCCATCCACAGCAAGCTCAGCTGAGCACCTGCTTCTAGGATTGCTCTCCTGGAGGACTAGCTGTAGCAGGGAATTATGGCAAAGCCCTACAGATTTTCCTGTGCTACAATTTTACAGACTATGGCCCCCCCCAGGAGTTTCCTTAGCAGTCCAGAGAGTAATCAATAGTTGCCCAGCAttactctgatttttttccccctgttactttctgtttctgtctttcttttgttctgcaGTGAAGAGTTACTTGGATGGCTGAGTTGCCAAGACACTCCTGGcttgcaggagcagctcctaaATGCCAAGCAAGGCAATGGCATTGACATATCAAGATAGTGCTCTGCCCATAGTCAGGTTGGTGTCTTCTTATTCAAATAAGCTACCTTCAGAAGGCAGATTATATTGTCTTAATTTATAAGTGGGGAAACTGAGGTACTGTGAATAGATAACATCTGTGAATCCCCACTCTTGTCCTTCCTTATAACCCCTAATAATCCAGGCTAGCCAGAAGAAAAGAAGTAGTGAGATTctgaaagaaaagtattttgttCATTCAGCAATCTGTTCCTCCttccttgctttttcttttttttttctggttatttTTTATCCCTTGTgcccccagctcagcagagctgatggTGCAGTTCTGGGGCATGTGGTTTATTAGCAAATTATTGCTCTCCAGCAGGGGACCCAAACTTGGGTTTTGATTTAAGAGCAGTAAAACCAGTTGAAACTTTAAAGTATTATGTGGAATCTGGAGATTTTAGTCAGCAGAAAGTGAAAGCACTGACAAAGTTGGGCAGAATATACTCTTGTTAAGTCTCATGAAATGAGGGAAGTATGGGCAGAGAATATACCAGTGAGAGCAGCTGCCAGCTAGGAGGAGCAGGCATGGAGGAGAGGATTGGAGTGCAGTAGCATGGATAATTTAGTGGTGGGGTTAGCAGCTGACTAACTAAAGCTCTCATTAATTCTTTAATGTATTATTtagcattattttaaaatatatttccagAAAAGCCATCGTGCACTGTAATAATGTAACAGGCTGAAGAGGAGCCAGGTAACACATGCTGAAGAATCTTTTCCTGTGTGTGTATATAAGGGTTTCCAACAGCTAAAGGAGCAGCAACAGCTGTTTGCAAATGGTAGGAACTGGTGAGGGAGATGGTAATTCTTAAATTTCACTGGACCAACACTCCACCTCTGCTGTACCACACTGTGATATTAAATTAACTTGCTGATATGTGTGGTCAGAGCTGGCCTGGTTGAAGTCCTTTCTTGGCCCTGAAGCAGACTGGGGCAATGCATCATACTGACTGAGTTGTAGTGCATGACATGGTGATGAGCAGCTACAGTTAACATTCTTAactggcacagctggaaatGGAGGAGGACAATTATCCTCATCCAGGCAACCCCAAGCATTGCCAAACACTGAAGTGCTGTTCCCTGAGCTTTGGGATCAGGTGATATGCCTTGGTGCTCCCCTTGGGCTCAGGAAGCTGTACATGTGCCTCTGGGGAGTTTGGCATCTTGAGCACTGGCAGAGTTGCCTAATAGCCCAGGACTTTGAGATTGCTATCTGATAAATCAAAGATTTATTTGAGCCTTCTTACATGTCtgcctccccagctctgctgtgctccttCCAGACTATTTAACTGACTGGTTAAACTTCTTTTCATGGTCTGCTTTGTGTCAAGCCTCTTCTCTCCAGTCCTGCTTAGTTATAATGCTTGCCTGCGTTTCCTGAGCAGAAGGTGTGAGATTGTTAATGAGCTCATTAACAGGAGCTGATCAGAACAGAGCTGATCCCCAAAGCAGCAATAATTAGGGATCACTACCTTTGATTTTGTTTCCCTTATTACTGTTTGTGAGTGTGTTTGTGCTCTGGGCTGCTTCTGAGGCTGGTGTCCAGGCAGCTCATTCCACCTTTACCCAGGACTGTGCTGCCTCTTAGCGTCTGGTGTGTGAAAGCTCCCACCACAGGGAGGCCGTGCTGCCAGCCTTGGCTTTCCCTGGAGaaccaggcacagcaggagtgTTGCACTAAGTAGCTCAAAAGAGAGGTCATTGCCACCTTAGTGCACCGAGGCCATTTTCTTTCAGGCTAGGTTGTTGTGTTCATATTGCCTGATTAGTTTCCCTGCTGGAAGCAAGCTTGAAAGACAAAGGTTTCCTTGAGATGTCTATGCTGTGGTTGCCAGGCAGAAGAGAGGAATGATTCCCAGAACTGTTGGTCATGGTAGGATTCCCTCCTGGGCAGTCTGTTTGCATACAAGGAAATGAACCCTCCTGTGCTTAGCTGTGGCTACTCCCCTCCACAGGAAGACACAGGGGTGGCTGTTGGGATACTTGATGAAGAGGCACAAGGAGATAACCTGAATCTATAATCAAGTGGCAGTGAAGCTGTGGGCACTGACAGAACTGATGAAGCCACTGTAACCAATGTTTTTTTGCATGGAAACGTATTGCTGCCAGCACTTGGTGCAGGTTGAAGGAGTCAGTGGTGAATGCTCTCTTGACCATACTGTGCAGATTCCTGTTGCTGTTGTAGATTTAGTTGGGTAAAAGAGACTGGAAGTATCCTTTTGTTCCCTCTTCACCCAGCCAGACAGCTGAGGGTGCTTTGTTGATTTCTGCATCCATTCACAGTGCTAAAATAAGACCCTGTTCCTCAGGCTTTGGTTTAGGCCAGTGTCTCTCTTTTTATCCTTTAATTGCATAAAGATACCTAAGATCACAGCTTTGCTTGTGGACCCACATGCAAAGAAACTAGAGCAGGCTGGAACTGGATCAGATCCTAGCAAAAGGGTGCTGGCCAGCCACACAATAGGCAGTATCAGGGCTGGTTTGGCTGTGTCTAGGGTGATGATGTTACAGTTGTCTGGACTAGAATCCAGGCTGAGCTGGAAGATGAGGAGCTCTGTGCTATGATCTCTACATAGATCTGGGATTCTTCCCTTGGTCTGGGGAGGAGTAGTAGCTGAACTGCCACCATCTGAATGGGAATGAGTTCTTGTAAGCTGGGAGAAGAAATGAAGGTGACTGGTGTGATGTTTTTCAGATTGATGGATTGGAGGAGAAGCTGGCACGCTGCAGACAGAGCATGGAAGAGGTGGACCTTAAACTGCGCAGGGAGAAGCTCAGCCCCGAAGGAAGGTATTGCTGATCAGCTGCTTACACAGCTGTGTGTGCACTTCAGCTTAGCTGTCATCATGCTGTAGGACCAAACAAGGGCTCTTGACAGGGTGGAGATGTGTGATTTGTCCATAACAAGGCTCCATTTCCACAGCTTGGAGCTTTCTTGGGGAACTTGTCCCTGTGAGAAGTGCAGTGATATAGAGAGTTGTAACAGCCTGACTCCAACCTGTGTCACAACCAGAGAAGTAGTGCCTGAAACTTGCCAGTTCATTCGCAGGCCCGGCTCCTGGCCTGTTATGAACCTGCTCTGAGTCTGGCAAAGGTTTTCTGCACGCTGCTGCTCAAGCCTTGCTGAAGCCACCTGGGTTCAATCAGGGAGATGTGCAGTGACTACTACCGAGGGCCAAACCAGGCTGGGATCCAGCTCCAAAAGCAGCTGAGGGAAAATATCTGTGCCTGTGTTGCTAATGTGTCTGGATATAGGGATGAATTAACACATTGGCTTTTCTTGGGAATGCTAAGAGTGACAATTCCCCTGAAATCTGTGGCTGCCATAGAGGCAGCAGTTATTGGCTTCTAGAGCTGGGACTCAAGCAAGGACTTTGGCCTGGATTTTGTAGTAGACATAGACAGAAACTACTGTTTCTCTTGAGTATGAAGCAAGAGATTTTAGATGTCTCTCTGCTTGTGGACATTTTTTCAGTCACTAGCATCCTACTGCTGTGCTCCAAGCAAAAAAAGGATGGGAAGCTCAGTCATCAGCCCAGGGAGTAGTCCTGATGATCCTAGTGTTCGCTCTACAGTACTGTCCTGTGGAACCCCATTAGAAATTATCATAGTGATGTCTCCATCTCCTGATATTTATCAGGCTTAGTTTAACTTCTTTGTTAAGCTCTCCTTTGCACTACCCCCTCTTCCTTTACTGGAGTTTTATATCCCCATCCATATTTAGACAGGGTTCTGTCTCTTCTCTGTAGTTTCTTGTCTCAACAATCCTTTCCTGGCCTAAATTTTCCTTGTTACTGCCCGAATTCTTTATTTGGGGCTTAGGTGCCCAATGACCAAACCTACAGTTGTGGTAATTGTGACAGGGTGTGATGTATGATGGTTTCTGACTGAAATAAAGGGCCTAGAACAAGGAGTTATGAATTAAGATTCTTGGAGCCTTCTATGAGTTTTACAGCTTGTATGGAAATAGAAACAGAACTTCCATTGTCCTATTCCAGACCCTTTAAAAAACCATGGAGGGAAGGTACTGTGATCAAAATTATCGATTCAGTGTATAGCACACAAAGAGGAGCTCTGCTTTTCCACTTTGAAGTTCAGTTGTCATGGTTTCTTCATGCCTCTTTCTCAAAGCTTCTTCCCTTGACTCTCTTCACAAGGCACATTTCTAAGTAACAGCTCAGTCATGTTGGTAAATATCTTCTCACTtcctcctggctgctctccacCCAGTTTTCTTTTAGAGCcctttcctctcctgctgctgatgTAGCTTGCTTTCTTGCACTCTCTTACACTTAACTAGCTGTACACATAGATTTGGATCTCTTTCCTCCTACAGGTTGTTCTTGCTGTGCCCCAAGGGGAACAACAAACTCTGTTACACTTTCTGCCTTCTTTGAACCAGGATAATTTGTTAGTGCATGTTTATTTATGTGCAGAGTCTGAAAGGACTGACCGTGTCCTTACTGCCATAATAGAAAcactgctgctttcagaaatttttattttgggtttaTATTTTAATCTGTATATTAATTAATCATCTTGTGCAGTTTAAGACAAGGGCTGGGTTGGCCTAACTTAAGTCTTTTCTGTTATTATGAGTCTTCAGTCTAATGACAGGTTGTTTACCTCATTAGTACTACGTTTGGATTCAGCTTGTTTCCTTGAGTTCACCAATTTCTGTAAATTGGATACCTCTGACAAAGGGATCCCAGCATCAAATGGTGAGAAGAATTACTGTTCCAGCACTAAGCCCAATGTGGTGGAGGGGCAGGATCCTCCAGAGAGGATATAAGgaccctgccccatcccagagcAGTGTCAGAACTTCCTGCCTCACCTAGGGGGAACTAGAGTAGGGAAATGACCCAAGAGCCCTTTCTGGCTGTTCGCCTCTACTGCTCTCCTGAAAGGAGAGATAGGAAGCAATttaggggaaggaaaaaataatctaaaatgCTGCATCTCTTCTCTTGCACAACTGGGTACTTCTAAACTGTCACCCTTCCAACAGGGAGGGGTGAGGGGCTCATCCTCTGAGCAGATATCCCCAGCGGTGGGGACAGTCTCTCTTCCATCATGTAAGCAAAGAAATAGGCTGTGTTCTGCCTCGCAGGTAATGAACTCCTCTTCTCATTACAGAAAGTCACTGGAGAGAGAGCGAAACTTACTAATGACCAAAGCTGACAACTATGGTAAGAGCTTCATTAAAAATGGTCCCTCTGGGCAGGATGGGATCAGTGCTGCAGCTTAGCTTTGTCTTCAAGCTCCTGCCACCTCTGACTtctgcctttgaatttaacttCAACCAAAGGGAGCTAGACTAATGGAAATGTAGTCAGCATATTATAATAGGAGTCTGCATCCTCCTACTTGAGCTGTACTtccatagggaaaaaaataagcatCAGCTAATGAAGGGGAGAAAATGTCCCCCTCCACATACCCCAAATTACCAGTCTTTAGATAATCATAGCTAACAGATTGGCTCAAGTAGCTTTTAACATCCCTCTCCCcaaccttcttttttttttttctagtagaGGCTTGCTAGGCAAGAAGGCAATTGCTATCAGGAGTGTAGGAAAATATACCTTCCTTGGGGAAGGTTCTTACTGCATCAATTTATGAGGCCACTCAGCAGAAGAGCATAGCAACTCACACTGATGTGGTTTTTCCTTGGTGCAAGTCCTACTGTAGACAGTTAGAATGAAAGTCCCTCTGAGATACCACACTTGACAGGACTTCCATTCCACTAGAGGTGCTGCTTTGTACATCTTCAGGCTCCTGGTGTTGATCAGTGTGTACCTGCTTGGCAGTACTCTGCAGATGTGCAAGCAGCAGAGCTCACAAAAGGAAAGAGGCACAAGGATTGTTTTAGGTCTAGAGAGTTGAAAGCTGGGGTGTGGGCAGCAAATTTGTAATTATAACTCATGCTAGAGGACTGTTTCCAGAAGAGTAACAGTTACTTTAAACAGACTGAGAGCTGTTCTTTAAGGGCTACCGCTAGAGACAGCGGAAGACTGGAAATTGCTGCCACCCTTTTACCAGCCAGCCATCCCTGGTGGCATCAGCAGAGCAGTCTGACAGCAGCTGAGACAGCAGCAACAGCCTCACCTAATGGTGACATCACGGCTTTGGCCTCTGACTAAATCTTTCCTTATTCCAGCTGATGCACTTGAGTCCATGAACAGCAGTTGCTGACAATGGCATTGTCAGCATCAGTTtaagctggcagggctgtgcatgAGGTTATGTGACCCCGTCACCTCCTTTGTGGCCTTGCAGATTCAAGCAGATTGCTCTCTGGCTGCATGTAGAATGCTTGTATTAGATGAAGAATGGAGCAGAAAGAACTGCTAAAAGACTTTTTTGATTACCAACACTACTTGGGgaactgctggaagctgcttGTGCAAACTGTAGAGACAGTAACGTGTGCGGTCTCTGCAGATGAACTCGGCAACAAAAACAGGCTGTCTCTGGACAGTCCACACCCAACCTTGCCTGCCACACACTTAGTGCTGTTTGGCCTTGCAGTCTGTAAGGCTGGAGGCCTCACTGCTTGCCTCTACCagccagcaaagttttctggaACAGAACTAGTAGGAGTGGGGTTCTCATTTTTGGTAAAGGGAACCAAACAGAAATGGAGAGGGGCAAGACTCCATACTTAAAGTAGCCACTGTCTTCCTCTCTCTGCATCTGTGGTTCTTAGATTGCTTTCCTTCTCCCTAGTTTACCTATCTCTTAAAAAGCTTCAGGCCCCAACAAAATAAGTGTCCAGGTTCAGACCTTTTCCACACTGATCCTTCTGCTGTGTAAGGAAACATATATTCTGCAGCACTCTAAGGTGTCTACAGTTATATTTAAACTTTAGCACTAGAAAGAGCTACCAGGCTGTTTCATGTAGAAGATAGTAGAAATAGCTCTCTGCCCTCCGGACTTCTTCATTCTCTTAGGGAACAAGCAGTTATTCTAATGACATAGTCTGTCCTTAGTAGAGGCCTACAGCAATGGCATTTGCCAACAGGAACTGGCCTGGCACTGAAGTATTCCCAAGCACAGCCACCACAAGTGTCAGGATGAGAGCAAATGAAAAGGTTCCTACTAGTTTGGGTAGCTACTTCCCATTCAGCACGTCCTGTTGGCAGCTTTGCATACTGCTCCCAAAATTTTTGCCTATGGCCAAGGTAGCGTTGTGCTTCTAAGAGAATTTTGAAAAGAGGTGTAGATGCAACATGAAGAACCTTCACAGGCAagtcttttgtttgtttcccagagaaagaaCTGAGTGTGCTTCGTAAGGAAAATCGCAAGAATGCTGCCCTTGCTGTGGCCATGGCATTGCTGATTGCTCTTATTTACGCCTGCTGGACAATGTGATTGCACTCAAGAATTCTCCCTGCTGAACAAATGACTCCTGCAAGGAGCTCTTCCTCCTCTCACCATTGTGCCTCCCCCAAGGGTGAGGATCAGCATTTCAAATTACTCTTCTTGTTTATTGTCTCCAAGCCTTGTTGTAGGGAAGATTTTTTGCTGCAAATTGAGGAGGACAGGAGACAAACCAGAAATCATGGCACACTTGTGCTTGGAAATCAGGTCAACCAGAGCTCAAGGTGGTGCCATCTTAGCCAAAACACAGTCAGGACCATCCAGCCTGATCCAGAAAGGCAATACATTCTCCCTTTTGAAGAGGACCTTTGTGATTGCAGAAAGTGCTttctgcccagcccaggtggcATACACACCTTGGCTCCTGTGACACAGTCATAAACTGAAGGGACCAAGCTCTTGATGCAAAGGGTAATCTGTAGGTATTGCAATTCTATATATTCCCAGAGCTGAGCTAAAGATTCTGCCTACCTCTCCAGTGCCTCAGAGCTTGgcagccattttgtgcctttgAGAATCAGCGTTTGCAGAAGACAATTTACTATCAACACCCAGAGAAGAAAGTGCTTCTGTAGagctttaaataaaataatttgacCTTTTAATCTCctggtttgtttatttggtttgtttttttccccgtTCTGTCCTGTTTCTCAGACACTGCTTTATTCTCATGCTACTATTTCCCTCCTGGCACACATTGCACTCTGGTAAGCCTAGACTAGGTTAGGCACTTAAGCCTCTGGTCAGTGAGCTCTCAGCAGTGGGTTACTAGCCTGTTGTGGCCTGGAATGTACTTCCTTTGACTGGAACAGAAGCCTACCCTTGCTGCAGGAGTGCCAGAGACTGTCCCCTGTAATGCCCTCTCATTCCAGTGCTCTAAACTTGCCACAAAAACCTTTAAAAGGGACTGCCTTGAATATTTAACTCTGCTGGCATTTCTCTGTGGCCACACTGACAGACACTGCTGGCCCAAATTTTGTGGGAAGTAAAGGAAAGAAGCACTGCTGTGAACTAAAGGGGCTGTATTGGTAAAAGAACATGAAAGCATAGAAGTCAACATAAAATGATATAAAGCCTAATAACAACACATTGTGCAATTAACATACATAAACACTCCCTTCAGTAAGGCCTTCCTCACCCGCCCTTCCCAACATACCCTCAGCAGGGAAGCAAGTAGCTTGGTGGCTCATGCTTGCCTTCTTGAAGGGAGATTTAGAATCAAGGTTCAGtgcatcaaaaataaaaaaaaaaggcaaattaaaaCAACTAGAGACAAGTTAGTAACTGAAGTATCCATTCATATCAATTCCTGCAGACTGACCAGGTTTTTTTGTACCCTCTAAGGCCTACACTGATCCTAGTTTACTTCCTAGTCATTCTTCTGTCTGTCAGCCCACAGGAGTCAAAGCTCTGAGTACTGAAGACACAACACTTGCAAAGGAGCctggcagagggagcagcatgCATTGCTGGCACTGAACAGCCTCAAGGCAGTCCACAAAGGTACTCAGTCCTCAAATTGCTGGTTGGTTTGAAAAGCCAACTGTACATAGGCCTGGACATCAGAGGTTGAGGTACTTTATTGCCTACTGGGAGAGATTCTTCCCCATCCCTCATGGAAGTGCCTTTGTCAAGACAAAGCTACTAATGACACACCTCTTGTTGCTTAGGGGGAAGAGCCACCATTTCTTTCCTACATGTTTTACCAATGTTTGAGAGTGGAAAGGGTCTACAGATCAGCCAAGAGGATGCATTAACAGCCTGCAGCCTTCAACTGCTTTGACAGACCTGTGCCTAAGTCAAAATGTCTATGTTTTGCTGCACAGACTTGGTCAAATCATTCATATGGATGTGG
The genomic region above belongs to Passer domesticus isolate bPasDom1 chromosome 3, bPasDom1.hap1, whole genome shotgun sequence and contains:
- the CCDC167 gene encoding coiled-coil domain-containing protein 167 isoform X2, with amino-acid sequence MIDGLEEKLARCRQSMEEVDLKLRREKLSPEGRKSLERERNLLMTKADNYEKELSVLRKENRKNAALAVAMALLIALIYACWTM
- the CCDC167 gene encoding coiled-coil domain-containing protein 167 isoform X3, which produces MSHCGPFKSYPFCVSWVAGGLLLSSAEAIDGLEEKLARCRQSMEEVDLKLRREKLSPEGRKSLERERNLLMTKADNYEKELSVLRKENRKNAALAVAMALLIALIYACWTM
- the CCDC167 gene encoding coiled-coil domain-containing protein 167 isoform X1, encoding MRGGRGRTMGRRRAGPSVAREIDGLEEKLARCRQSMEEVDLKLRREKLSPEGRKSLERERNLLMTKADNYEKELSVLRKENRKNAALAVAMALLIALIYACWTM